The Geodermatophilaceae bacterium NBWT11 genome has a segment encoding these proteins:
- a CDS encoding isocitrate lyase/PEP mutase family protein — MTSFVAPRPNPRARLRELLAAPGPLIAPGAYDALSARLVQQAGFDVVYMTGFGTSASLLGRPDVGLLGGAEMTDNARRMAQAVDVPLIADADTGYGNALNVVRTVREYEQAGVAGLQLEDQVSPKRCGHMTGKAVVDVEEAVSKVRAAVAARTDPDLVVIARTDVAQVEGTRAAIDRALRFADAGADVLFVEAPRTAEDVELVATELKGHHLLFNWVEGGATEGLTMDTVAELGFSLVLFPISTLLAATHAMQAALSTLKQTSSTAGAPMGDFDGFLQTIGLPELRADEARFAS; from the coding sequence GTGACCTCGTTCGTCGCCCCCCGCCCGAACCCACGCGCCCGGCTGCGTGAGCTGCTGGCCGCTCCCGGCCCGCTGATCGCGCCCGGCGCCTACGACGCGTTGAGCGCCCGACTGGTCCAGCAGGCCGGTTTCGACGTGGTCTACATGACCGGCTTCGGGACGTCGGCCTCGCTGCTCGGGCGGCCGGACGTCGGCCTGCTCGGCGGTGCGGAGATGACCGACAACGCCCGGCGGATGGCCCAGGCCGTCGACGTCCCGCTCATCGCCGACGCCGACACCGGGTACGGCAACGCGCTCAACGTCGTCCGCACCGTGCGGGAGTACGAGCAGGCCGGCGTCGCCGGGCTGCAGCTGGAGGACCAGGTCTCGCCCAAGCGCTGCGGGCACATGACCGGCAAGGCCGTCGTGGACGTCGAGGAGGCCGTGTCGAAGGTCCGGGCCGCGGTCGCCGCCCGCACCGACCCCGACCTGGTGGTCATCGCCCGCACCGACGTCGCCCAGGTCGAGGGCACCCGGGCCGCGATCGACCGGGCGCTGCGGTTCGCCGACGCCGGTGCCGACGTGCTCTTCGTCGAGGCGCCGCGGACGGCCGAGGACGTCGAGCTGGTCGCCACCGAGCTGAAGGGCCACCACCTGCTCTTCAACTGGGTCGAGGGCGGGGCCACCGAGGGCCTGACCATGGACACCGTCGCCGAGCTGGGCTTCTCCCTGGTGCTCTTCCCCATCAGCACGCTGCTGGCCGCCACGCACGCCATGCAGGCCGCGCTGTCGACGCTGAAGCAGACGTCCTCGACCGCGGGCGCCCCGATGGGCGACTTCGACGGGTTCCTGCAGACCATCGGCCTGCCCGAGCTCCGCGCCGACGAGGCCCGCTTCGCGAGCTGA
- a CDS encoding pyruvate carboxylase encodes MFQKVLVANRGEIAVRAFRAAYELGAGTVAVFPHEDRNSVHRLKADESYEIGEPGHPVRAYLDVAGVVAAAKRAGADAVYPGYGFLSENPDLAAACADAGITFVGPSAAVLELTGNKARAIAAAKAAGLPVLGSTEPTDDVDALREQAADMAYPLFVKAVAGGGGRGMRKVDEQGALRSSIEAAMREAESAFGDATVFIEQAVVNPRHIEVQILADTQGNVIHLFERDCSVQRRHQKVIELAPAPNLPAELRERMCADAVAFAKAIDYTCAGTVEFLLDESGKHVFIEMNPRIQVEHTVTEEVTDVDLVQSQLRIASGESLADLGLSQDTVVLRGAALQCRITTEDPANGFRPDTGRITAYRSPGGAGVRLDGGSSLGAEVGAHFDSMLVKLTCRGRDFDLAVARARRAVAEFRIRGVSTNIPFLQAVLDDPDFRAGRVTTSFIEERPELLTARQSADRGTRLLAYLADVTVNEPHGERPHLVDPTEKLPQVELVGTPPEGSRQRLLAVGPEQFAADLRAQTALAVTDTTFRDAHQSLLATRVRTKDLLAVAPHVARTTPQLLSLEAWGGATYDVALRFLHEDPWERLAALREAVPNIALQMLLRGRNTVGYTPYPTQVTETFVHEAARTGIDVFRVFDALNDVSQMHPAIQAVRDTGTALAEVALCYTGDLSDPAEQLYTLDYYLRLAEEIVGAGAHVLAIKDMAGLLRPPAAATLVTALRERFDLPVHLHTHDTAGGQLATLMAAWQAGVDAVDGAVASMAGTTSQPPLSAIVAATDHTPYATGLDLAAVNDLEPYWEAVRRVYAPFESGLPSPTGRVYTHEIPGGQLSNLRQQAIALGLGQRFEEVEDAYAAADRLLGHLVKVTPSSKVVGDLALQLVGAGVDVTAFAEDPGKFDVPDSVVGFLRGELGDPPGGWPEPFRSKALEGRRAAAPAAELSDDDLDGLRDTPRPTLNRLLFPGPTAEFDTHRETYGDTSVLPSKEFLYGLRRGVEHAVDLEPGVRLLIGIEAVSDADERGMRTVMCTLNGQLRPVSVRDRSVDSAVKAAEKADRAKPGEIAAPFAGVVTLQVAEGDEVAAGDTVATIEAMKMEAGITAPQAGTVARLAISTVQQVEGGDLLVVLG; translated from the coding sequence GTGTTCCAGAAGGTCCTGGTCGCCAACCGCGGGGAGATCGCCGTCCGGGCGTTCCGCGCCGCCTACGAGCTCGGCGCCGGCACGGTCGCGGTGTTCCCGCACGAGGACCGGAACTCGGTGCACCGGCTCAAGGCCGACGAGTCCTACGAGATCGGCGAGCCCGGGCACCCGGTGCGCGCCTACCTCGACGTGGCCGGGGTGGTCGCAGCCGCCAAGCGCGCCGGGGCGGACGCCGTGTACCCCGGGTACGGCTTCCTGTCGGAGAACCCCGACCTGGCCGCGGCCTGCGCCGATGCCGGGATCACCTTCGTCGGGCCGAGCGCCGCGGTGCTGGAGCTGACCGGCAACAAGGCCCGGGCGATCGCCGCGGCGAAGGCCGCCGGGCTGCCGGTGCTGGGTTCCACCGAACCGACGGACGACGTCGACGCGCTGCGCGAGCAGGCCGCCGACATGGCCTACCCGCTGTTCGTGAAGGCGGTCGCCGGGGGCGGCGGGCGCGGGATGCGCAAGGTCGACGAGCAGGGCGCGCTGCGCAGCTCGATCGAGGCCGCGATGCGCGAGGCGGAGTCGGCGTTCGGCGACGCCACGGTGTTCATCGAGCAGGCGGTGGTGAACCCGCGGCACATCGAGGTGCAGATCCTCGCCGACACCCAGGGCAACGTGATCCACCTGTTCGAGCGCGACTGCTCGGTGCAGCGCCGGCACCAGAAGGTCATCGAGCTGGCCCCCGCGCCGAACCTGCCGGCCGAGCTGCGCGAGCGGATGTGCGCCGATGCCGTCGCGTTCGCCAAGGCCATCGACTACACCTGCGCCGGCACGGTCGAGTTCCTGCTCGACGAGAGCGGCAAGCACGTGTTCATCGAGATGAACCCGCGCATCCAGGTCGAGCACACGGTCACCGAGGAGGTGACCGACGTCGACCTGGTGCAGTCCCAGCTGCGGATCGCCTCCGGGGAGTCGCTGGCCGACCTCGGGCTCAGCCAGGACACCGTCGTGCTGCGCGGGGCCGCGCTGCAGTGCCGGATCACCACCGAGGACCCGGCCAACGGGTTCCGCCCCGACACCGGGCGGATCACCGCCTACCGCTCGCCCGGGGGCGCCGGGGTGCGACTGGACGGCGGCTCGTCGCTGGGTGCCGAGGTCGGCGCGCACTTCGACTCGATGCTGGTCAAGCTCACCTGCCGCGGCCGGGACTTCGACCTCGCCGTCGCCCGGGCCCGCCGTGCGGTCGCCGAGTTCCGCATCCGCGGCGTCTCCACCAACATCCCGTTCCTGCAGGCCGTGCTCGACGACCCCGACTTCCGGGCCGGCCGGGTGACGACGTCGTTCATCGAGGAGCGGCCCGAGCTGCTCACCGCCCGGCAGTCCGCCGACCGCGGCACCCGGCTGCTGGCCTACCTCGCCGACGTCACGGTCAACGAGCCGCACGGCGAGCGCCCGCACCTGGTCGACCCCACCGAGAAGCTCCCGCAGGTCGAGCTGGTGGGCACCCCGCCCGAGGGCTCCCGGCAGCGGCTGCTCGCCGTCGGCCCGGAGCAGTTCGCCGCCGACCTGCGCGCGCAGACCGCGCTGGCGGTCACCGACACCACCTTCCGCGACGCGCACCAGTCGCTGCTGGCCACCCGGGTGCGCACCAAGGACCTGCTGGCCGTCGCCCCGCACGTCGCCCGGACGACGCCGCAGCTGCTCAGCCTGGAGGCCTGGGGCGGGGCGACCTACGACGTCGCGCTGCGCTTCCTGCACGAGGACCCGTGGGAGCGGCTGGCCGCGCTGCGCGAGGCGGTGCCGAACATCGCGCTGCAGATGCTGCTGCGCGGGCGCAACACCGTGGGCTACACGCCCTACCCGACCCAGGTGACCGAGACGTTCGTGCACGAGGCCGCGCGCACCGGCATCGACGTGTTCCGGGTGTTCGACGCGCTCAACGACGTGTCCCAGATGCACCCGGCGATCCAGGCCGTCCGCGACACCGGGACGGCGCTGGCCGAGGTGGCGCTCTGCTACACCGGCGACCTGTCCGACCCGGCCGAGCAGCTGTACACGCTGGACTACTACCTGCGGCTGGCCGAGGAGATCGTCGGGGCCGGTGCCCACGTGCTGGCGATCAAGGACATGGCCGGCCTGCTCCGCCCGCCGGCCGCCGCCACGCTGGTCACGGCCCTGCGCGAGCGGTTCGACCTGCCGGTGCACCTGCACACCCACGACACCGCGGGCGGCCAGCTCGCCACGCTGATGGCGGCCTGGCAGGCCGGCGTGGACGCCGTCGACGGTGCCGTCGCGTCGATGGCCGGCACCACGTCGCAGCCCCCGCTCAGCGCGATCGTGGCCGCGACCGACCACACCCCGTACGCGACGGGCCTGGACCTGGCCGCGGTCAACGACCTGGAGCCGTACTGGGAGGCCGTCCGGCGGGTCTACGCGCCGTTCGAGTCGGGCCTGCCCTCGCCCACGGGACGGGTCTACACGCACGAGATCCCCGGCGGGCAGCTGTCCAACCTGCGGCAGCAGGCGATCGCGCTGGGCCTGGGCCAGCGGTTCGAGGAGGTCGAGGACGCCTACGCCGCGGCCGACCGGCTGCTCGGCCACCTGGTGAAGGTCACCCCGTCGTCCAAGGTGGTCGGTGACCTGGCCCTGCAGCTCGTGGGTGCCGGGGTCGACGTCACCGCGTTCGCCGAGGACCCCGGGAAGTTCGACGTCCCGGACTCGGTGGTCGGGTTCCTGCGCGGCGAGCTGGGCGACCCGCCCGGCGGCTGGCCCGAGCCGTTCCGCTCCAAGGCCCTGGAGGGACGGCGGGCGGCGGCCCCGGCGGCCGAGCTGTCCGACGACGACCTCGACGGCCTGCGCGACACCCCCCGGCCGACGCTGAACCGGCTGCTGTTCCCCGGCCCGACGGCGGAGTTCGACACCCACCGGGAGACCTACGGCGACACCTCGGTGCTGCCCAGCAAGGAGTTCCTCTACGGGCTGCGGCGCGGCGTCGAGCACGCCGTCGACCTGGAGCCCGGGGTGCGGCTGCTGATCGGCATCGAGGCGGTCAGCGACGCCGACGAGCGCGGCATGCGCACCGTGATGTGCACGCTGAACGGCCAGCTGCGCCCGGTGAGCGTGCGCGACCGGTCGGTGGACTCGGCGGTGAAGGCCGCGGAGAAGGCCGACCGCGCGAAGCCCGGGGAGATCGCGGCGCCGTTCGCCGGCGTGGTCACCCTGCAGGTGGCCGAGGGCGACGAGGTGGCTGCCGGGGACACCGTGGCCACGATCGAGGCGATGAAGATGGAGGCGGGCATCACCGCCCCGCAGGCGGGCACCGTCGCGCGCCTGGCGATCAGCACGGTGCAGCAGGTGGAGGGTGGTGACCTGCTGGTGGTGCTGGGCTGA
- the rutA gene encoding pyrimidine utilization protein A has protein sequence MDFGVFIPIGNNGWLISENAPQYKPSFELNKRIVQEAEAQDFAFALSMIKLRGFGGKTEFWDHNLESFTLMAGLAAVTSTIKLYASTAVLTLPPALVARMATTIDSIAPGRFGVNIVSGWASGEYAQMGLWPGDDYFGYRYDYSTEYVKVMQDLWETGTCDLDGQYFQMTDCKLSPQPSSHIDVVCAGQSERGMQFCAEYGDYNFILSPGVNTPETYREPTEKLAAAAAKTGRDVGSLPLFMAIIADTDEEAQAKWKSYHDGADLAALGYMSDEGAKDTTADEGGTARTINLPEGAVNFNMATLVGSPETVARQIDEVAKMQGVKGMMFTFDDFEQGVKTFGEKVKPLLG, from the coding sequence ATGGACTTCGGCGTCTTCATCCCGATCGGCAACAACGGCTGGCTCATCAGCGAGAACGCCCCGCAGTACAAGCCCTCCTTCGAGCTGAACAAGCGGATCGTGCAGGAGGCCGAGGCGCAGGACTTCGCCTTCGCGCTGTCGATGATCAAGCTGCGCGGGTTCGGGGGGAAGACCGAGTTCTGGGACCACAACCTGGAGTCCTTCACCCTCATGGCCGGCCTCGCCGCGGTCACGTCGACGATCAAGCTCTACGCATCGACGGCCGTCCTCACCCTGCCGCCGGCACTGGTCGCCCGGATGGCCACCACCATCGACTCGATCGCCCCCGGCCGGTTCGGGGTCAACATCGTGTCGGGCTGGGCGTCGGGTGAGTACGCGCAGATGGGCCTGTGGCCCGGCGACGACTACTTCGGCTACCGCTACGACTACTCCACCGAGTACGTGAAGGTCATGCAGGACCTCTGGGAGACCGGCACCTGCGACCTGGACGGCCAGTACTTCCAGATGACCGACTGCAAGCTGTCGCCCCAGCCCAGCAGCCACATCGACGTCGTCTGCGCCGGGCAGAGCGAGCGCGGCATGCAGTTCTGCGCCGAGTACGGCGACTACAACTTCATCCTCTCCCCGGGCGTGAACACCCCTGAGACCTACCGCGAGCCCACCGAGAAGCTGGCCGCGGCCGCTGCGAAGACCGGCCGGGACGTCGGGTCCCTGCCGCTGTTCATGGCGATCATCGCCGACACCGACGAGGAGGCGCAGGCCAAGTGGAAGAGCTACCACGACGGCGCTGACCTGGCCGCGCTCGGTTACATGAGCGACGAGGGCGCCAAGGACACCACCGCCGACGAGGGCGGGACGGCGCGCACGATCAACCTCCCCGAGGGCGCGGTCAACTTCAACATGGCCACCCTGGTCGGCTCCCCCGAGACCGTCGCCCGGCAGATCGACGAGGTCGCCAAGATGCAGGGCGTCAAGGGGATGATGTTCACCTTCGACGACTTCGAGCAGGGCGTGAAGACCTTCGGCGAGAAGGTCAAGCCCCTGCTCGGCTGA
- a CDS encoding SDR family NAD(P)-dependent oxidoreductase, giving the protein MTPNRTALVTGASSGIGRATALLLAEQGARLVLLARSATTLEQAAADCRAAGATDVVVEACDVNDRAGLGDVVRRSVERFGSLDLVVHAATVMAYGDVEDLRAEVFEQVVDTAIHGTANVARPVLAQFRRQGRGDLVVVSSLLASITAPTMGAYATAKWGQLGLVRTLQQETRDVPAIHVSAVSPGGVNTPIYYQAATVLGNTGHPPPPVYSPRRVGQAILAVVENPRRLKQSGIANPLIIAGYRLVPPVFDALVGPLLKVFGMSRDSVPASDGNVFAPVPENEATTGPWRDI; this is encoded by the coding sequence GTGACTCCGAATCGCACTGCCCTGGTGACCGGCGCCTCCAGCGGGATCGGCCGGGCCACCGCGCTGCTCCTCGCCGAGCAGGGCGCCCGCCTGGTGCTCCTGGCCCGCAGCGCCACCACCCTCGAGCAGGCCGCGGCCGACTGTCGTGCCGCCGGGGCCACCGACGTCGTCGTCGAGGCCTGCGACGTCAACGACCGGGCCGGGCTGGGGGACGTCGTCCGTCGGTCGGTCGAGCGGTTCGGCTCCCTGGACCTGGTCGTGCACGCCGCGACCGTGATGGCCTACGGCGACGTGGAGGACCTGCGCGCCGAGGTGTTCGAGCAGGTCGTGGACACCGCGATCCACGGGACGGCGAACGTCGCCCGCCCGGTGCTGGCCCAGTTCCGCCGCCAGGGCCGCGGCGACCTCGTCGTCGTCAGCTCGCTGCTGGCCTCGATCACCGCGCCCACGATGGGCGCCTACGCCACCGCCAAGTGGGGCCAGCTCGGGCTGGTGCGCACCCTGCAGCAGGAGACCCGCGACGTGCCGGCGATCCACGTCAGCGCTGTCTCCCCGGGCGGGGTCAACACCCCGATCTACTACCAGGCCGCGACCGTGCTCGGGAACACCGGACACCCGCCGCCCCCGGTCTACAGCCCCCGCCGGGTGGGCCAGGCGATCCTCGCCGTGGTCGAGAACCCGCGGCGGCTCAAGCAGTCCGGCATCGCCAACCCGCTGATCATCGCCGGCTACCGGCTGGTGCCGCCGGTGTTCGACGCCCTGGTCGGTCCGTTGCTCAAGGTGTTCGGGATGAGCCGGGACTCCGTGCCCGCCAGCGACGGGAACGTGTTCGCGCCGGTGCCGGAGAACGAGGCCACCACCGGCCCCTGGCGCGACATCTGA